In one Brevibacillus composti genomic region, the following are encoded:
- a CDS encoding helix-turn-helix domain-containing protein has product MKMRLGILGADDTLDLILSVVHAYPEIECLPIVYDAEGEIFERLGPHADEADMWLFSGQVPYAMVKEWGRIKKPMAYVPHTGASLYRTLLHLSHEKKLAADELSYDTIPPGELAHMLEEAGIAAGRLWLKSYEGAISADELADYHEALWREGKTKAAVTCLRTAQLELKRRGVPVYRVLPTRAGVESVIGMLLRTHEMLQFKDTQIAVQMIELETPGMTGGEAADPSEGGVLELIEEKLLRYAKQLHGSLKTAGTGRYVIFTTRGILREWTCDFSAAPRPEELAGFADGRFTCGIGIGRTAGEAEIHAGTALLHAKESGPGSWMVFFDDKRIAGPLGKGEQITFSGASDQLRELSRHTSLSVQTLSKLKSILKKRGSAEINAHELAMHMQILPRSARRILIELEAKGIARVSGEESPHPRGRPRKVYRIEL; this is encoded by the coding sequence GTGAAGATGCGATTGGGAATCCTCGGAGCGGATGACACCCTGGATCTCATCCTGTCCGTTGTCCATGCCTATCCGGAGATCGAATGCCTGCCGATCGTCTACGATGCGGAGGGAGAAATTTTTGAGCGGCTCGGCCCGCATGCCGATGAGGCGGACATGTGGCTGTTTTCCGGCCAAGTGCCCTACGCCATGGTGAAGGAGTGGGGCCGGATCAAAAAGCCGATGGCCTATGTGCCCCATACCGGGGCCAGTCTCTACCGCACGCTGCTGCACCTCTCCCATGAGAAAAAGCTGGCGGCAGATGAGCTCAGCTATGACACCATCCCGCCGGGCGAACTGGCGCATATGCTGGAAGAAGCAGGAATCGCGGCGGGCCGCCTCTGGCTGAAATCGTATGAAGGGGCCATCAGTGCGGACGAATTGGCTGATTATCATGAAGCGCTCTGGCGGGAGGGCAAGACAAAAGCCGCGGTGACCTGCCTCAGGACGGCACAGCTGGAATTGAAACGGCGGGGCGTCCCTGTATACCGCGTGCTGCCGACTCGCGCAGGTGTCGAGTCGGTCATCGGCATGCTGCTGCGGACACATGAGATGCTCCAGTTCAAGGACACGCAGATCGCCGTACAGATGATCGAGCTGGAAACGCCGGGCATGACCGGGGGCGAGGCTGCCGACCCGAGCGAGGGGGGCGTCCTGGAGCTCATCGAGGAAAAGCTGCTCCGCTACGCCAAGCAGCTGCACGGATCGCTGAAGACAGCCGGAACCGGCCGCTACGTCATCTTTACGACGCGCGGCATCCTGCGGGAATGGACCTGCGATTTTTCGGCGGCGCCCCGGCCGGAGGAGCTGGCGGGGTTTGCGGACGGGCGGTTTACCTGCGGCATCGGGATCGGCAGGACGGCGGGCGAGGCAGAGATCCACGCGGGGACGGCCCTTCTGCACGCCAAGGAGAGCGGACCGGGCTCCTGGATGGTGTTCTTCGATGACAAGCGAATTGCCGGACCTTTGGGAAAAGGCGAGCAAATCACGTTTAGCGGCGCTTCCGACCAGCTTCGGGAACTGAGCCGCCACACCTCGCTCAGCGTCCAGACGCTGAGCAAGCTCAAGTCCATTCTGAAGAAGCGCGGGTCCGCCGAAATCAATGCGCATGAGCTGGCCATGCATATGCAGATCCTGCCGCGAAGCGCCCGCCGCATCCTGATCGAGCTGGAGGCCAAAGGGATCGCGCGGGTAAGCGGGGAAGAAAGCCCTCATCCGCGCGGCAGGCCGCGCAAGGTGTATCGAATCGAGCTGTAA
- the trpS gene encoding tryptophan--tRNA ligase — MKTIFSGIQPSGILTLGNYLGAMKHFVPLQDEFNCFYCIVDQHAITVPQEPAVLKENIRRLAALYLAVGLDPQKVTLFIQSEVPAHAKLGWIMLCTSYVGELERMTQFKDKSSGRGESVPGGLLAYPPLMAADILLYDTDFVPVGEDQKQHLELTRDLATRFNNRYGEIFKIPDIRVAEVGARIMSLQDGTKKMSKSDPNQGGFISMLDEPDTIVKKVKRAQTDSDNSIRFDKENKPAISNLLTIYSLCSGKPIQELETMYEGKGYGAFKTDLAEVVVETLKPIQDRFHQLFSSPELDKILTAGAEKANQAANKMLYKVEKAMGMARL; from the coding sequence ATGAAAACGATTTTTTCCGGCATTCAGCCCAGCGGCATTCTCACTCTGGGCAACTATCTGGGCGCGATGAAGCACTTCGTCCCGCTCCAGGATGAATTCAACTGTTTTTACTGCATCGTCGATCAGCACGCAATCACCGTGCCCCAGGAGCCGGCTGTGCTCAAGGAGAACATCCGCCGCCTGGCAGCCCTCTATCTGGCTGTCGGACTCGATCCGCAGAAAGTGACCTTGTTTATCCAATCAGAGGTTCCCGCCCACGCCAAGCTTGGCTGGATCATGCTCTGCACATCGTACGTCGGCGAACTGGAGCGCATGACCCAATTCAAGGATAAATCGTCGGGACGCGGCGAATCGGTACCGGGCGGACTTTTGGCGTATCCGCCGTTGATGGCTGCCGACATCCTCTTGTACGACACAGACTTTGTCCCTGTCGGCGAGGATCAAAAACAGCATCTGGAGCTGACCCGCGATCTGGCTACCCGCTTCAACAATCGCTACGGCGAGATCTTCAAAATCCCGGACATCCGCGTGGCGGAAGTCGGAGCCCGCATCATGTCGCTGCAGGACGGCACCAAAAAAATGAGCAAATCGGACCCGAACCAAGGGGGCTTCATCTCCATGCTGGATGAACCGGATACCATCGTGAAAAAGGTAAAACGGGCCCAGACCGACTCGGACAACAGCATTCGCTTTGACAAGGAAAATAAGCCCGCAATCTCCAACCTTTTGACCATTTATTCGCTCTGCTCCGGCAAGCCGATCCAGGAGCTGGAAACCATGTACGAAGGCAAAGGGTACGGTGCGTTCAAGACGGATTTGGCCGAAGTCGTCGTCGAGACCCTGAAACCGATCCAGGATCGCTTCCACCAGCTGTTCTCCTCCCCCGAGCTGGACAAGATTCTCACGGCTGGCGCAGAGAAAGCAAACCAAGCGGCAAATAAGATGCTCTATAAAGTGGAGAAGGCGATGGGCATGGCCCGTCTCTAA